A genomic window from Desulfovibrio legallii includes:
- a CDS encoding ABC transporter permease, translating to MDTTALPPAPAFSFRRMAGLDQALLLTDDEWRRLDRLDPKIWMALSCPTDGLEFDAATLHLLDGDGDGRIRAADLLAAVAWLCPRVKSPARLQERAALLPVDNLREDTPEGAEVLAAARLVLARSGAEDAPTVSREAVATALAAAAEYPFNGDGVLPPCSVAQDAPEVARFISLGLAVVGGKRDDSGLPGLDLPLAEEVSARLQQARDWRAAVHAADLPLGAATAEAWTLLQKLAPKIDDYFTRCRLADFSPAALPTLNEEADPAADNADLLSAEALRRRPLARIVPGRPVLDTARGVNPAWEEDLRAFGRLFAPLLTPQEGAGWTLDEEAWRELKARFAPYAALLAQRPAQEAAPAEAAPQAFARADLPALALAPADDPLQRAFLPCAPQEALDAVSDADLDALLDAQVRQGFLACLERENAAPRLDSLRALEKLLLLHAHLYTLLMNFLSFADFYDPDRRAIFLAGTLYIDSRSCSLCVPVADVESHTALAAQSHLCLLYCQCSRRTDQGALQTAQIAAALTAGGTAALVKGRHGVFVDNAGQVWDCSLLRVVHNPISLKEAVWAPYVRFANLVGEQMQKLVAAKDKAVASATSKTAGSLVSGVAAPTASAPAAAAPAKPPFDIAKSAGIFAALSVGISMVSASFAYIAKSLFSLGWWWPLALAGLFACISGPSALLAWFKLRRRSLGPLLDASGWAVNTGAPINLSMGASLTREGSMPPGAQRSLDDPYGLPARLGRGRSRALSVIMALLLLLGAALAASWVWRASLPPWLGARLPWAQSAAQQPAAKPEGAATPKPQAKAAAAAATKAASDDKAASAAKTNDTKTAPATPTPPAPALPSALDKVLPKAP from the coding sequence ATGGATACCACCGCCCTGCCCCCGGCCCCCGCCTTTTCCTTCAGACGCATGGCCGGCCTGGACCAGGCCCTGCTGCTTACGGACGACGAGTGGCGTCGCCTGGACCGCCTGGATCCCAAAATCTGGATGGCCCTGAGCTGCCCCACGGACGGGCTGGAATTTGACGCCGCAACCCTGCACCTTCTGGATGGCGACGGCGACGGGCGCATCCGTGCCGCCGACCTGCTGGCTGCCGTGGCCTGGCTCTGCCCACGGGTCAAGAGCCCCGCGCGCCTGCAGGAACGCGCCGCCCTTCTGCCTGTGGACAACCTGCGTGAAGACACTCCCGAAGGCGCGGAGGTGCTGGCCGCCGCCCGTCTGGTGCTGGCCAGGTCCGGGGCCGAAGACGCCCCGACGGTTTCGCGAGAGGCCGTTGCAACGGCCCTGGCCGCCGCCGCCGAATACCCTTTCAACGGCGACGGCGTGCTGCCGCCCTGCTCCGTGGCGCAGGATGCGCCTGAGGTGGCCCGCTTCATTTCCCTGGGGCTGGCCGTTGTGGGCGGCAAGCGTGATGATTCCGGCCTGCCCGGCCTGGATCTGCCCCTGGCGGAGGAGGTCAGCGCCAGGCTGCAGCAGGCGCGCGACTGGCGCGCGGCCGTGCATGCGGCGGACCTGCCCCTGGGCGCGGCCACGGCCGAGGCCTGGACGCTGCTCCAAAAGCTCGCGCCCAAAATCGACGATTATTTTACCCGCTGCCGCCTGGCGGACTTTTCCCCTGCCGCTCTGCCCACCCTTAACGAAGAAGCCGATCCCGCCGCCGACAATGCGGATCTGCTCTCTGCAGAGGCCCTGCGCCGCCGGCCTCTGGCCCGCATTGTTCCGGGCCGCCCCGTGCTGGACACCGCGCGCGGCGTCAATCCCGCCTGGGAAGAAGACCTCCGGGCCTTCGGGCGGCTCTTTGCCCCGCTGCTCACGCCGCAGGAGGGCGCAGGCTGGACCCTGGACGAAGAAGCCTGGCGGGAGCTCAAGGCCCGTTTTGCGCCCTATGCCGCCCTGTTGGCCCAACGCCCCGCGCAGGAGGCTGCCCCCGCGGAGGCCGCGCCCCAGGCCTTTGCCCGCGCCGATCTGCCCGCTTTGGCCCTGGCCCCGGCGGACGACCCGCTGCAGCGGGCCTTTCTGCCCTGCGCGCCCCAGGAAGCCCTGGACGCCGTGTCGGACGCCGATCTGGACGCCTTGCTTGACGCGCAGGTCCGGCAGGGCTTTCTCGCCTGCCTGGAGCGCGAAAACGCCGCGCCGCGTCTGGATTCCTTGCGCGCTCTGGAAAAGCTGCTGCTCCTGCACGCGCACCTCTATACCCTGCTCATGAACTTCCTCTCCTTTGCGGATTTTTATGACCCAGATCGCCGGGCCATCTTTCTGGCCGGCACCCTGTACATAGACAGCCGCTCCTGCTCATTGTGCGTTCCCGTGGCCGATGTGGAAAGCCACACGGCCCTTGCTGCGCAAAGCCACCTCTGTCTGCTCTACTGCCAGTGCAGCCGCCGGACCGACCAGGGCGCACTCCAGACGGCGCAGATCGCCGCGGCCCTGACCGCCGGCGGCACGGCAGCCCTGGTCAAGGGGCGTCACGGCGTCTTTGTGGACAACGCCGGGCAGGTCTGGGATTGCTCTCTGCTGCGCGTGGTGCACAATCCCATCAGCCTCAAAGAGGCCGTCTGGGCTCCCTATGTGCGCTTCGCCAACCTGGTGGGCGAACAGATGCAGAAGCTGGTGGCCGCCAAGGACAAAGCCGTGGCCTCGGCTACCTCCAAGACCGCAGGCTCCCTGGTTTCCGGCGTCGCCGCGCCGACGGCTTCCGCACCGGCGGCCGCTGCGCCGGCCAAACCCCCGTTCGACATCGCCAAAAGCGCGGGCATTTTCGCCGCCCTCAGCGTGGGCATCAGCATGGTCAGCGCCTCCTTCGCCTACATTGCCAAGTCCTTGTTCTCCCTGGGCTGGTGGTGGCCCCTGGCCCTGGCCGGGCTGTTTGCCTGCATCTCCGGGCCCTCTGCCCTGCTTGCCTGGTTCAAGCTGCGGCGGCGCAGCCTGGGCCCCCTGCTGGACGCCTCTGGCTGGGCCGTCAATACGGGCGCGCCCATTAACCTGAGCATGGGCGCTTCCCTCACCAGGGAAGGCAGCATGCCCCCCGGCGCGCAGCGCTCCCTGGACGACCCCTACGGCCTGCCCGCCCGTCTGGGCCGGGGCAGATCGCGGGCGCTTTCCGTCATTATGGCGCTTCTGCTCCTCCTGGGCGCGGCCTTGGCCGCCTCCTGGGTCTGGCGCGCGAGCCTGCCCCCCTGGCTGGGCGCGCGCCTGCCCTGGGCCCAGAGCGCAGCGCAACAGCCCGCCGCCAAACCAGAGGGCGCGGCAACGCCCAAACCGCAGGCAAAAGCCGCTGCGGCCGCCGCCACGAAGGCCGCGTCTGATGACAAGGCCGCGTCCGCCGCAAAAACCAACGACACGAAAACCGCGCCCGCCACACCGACGCCGCCTGCCCCTGCGCTTCCGTCGGCCCTGGACAAGGTCCTGCCCAAGGCCCCCTGA
- a CDS encoding Tim44 domain-containing protein, with translation MKRSVVLAALLLCCCALMLTVTETTEAARLGGGRSFGGKPFMSTPAPAVRPQPAPGKPGPTVNQTRPQQQQPAAGAARPGLFGGMGGLMGGLLAGTLIGSLLSGHGFSGGGFMDILLFGLLIYLGLKLFARFRGAPAAARAGAGQGQNAEEQPLRREAADGWGALRSTPQDMSGSAEDGPAVSVPQGFDVEEFLRGAKMAYNRLQQAWDKRDMDDISQFATPAVQEEVRRQMEADPRPGNTELLLVNAHLLQVENDGPDQYAQVFFDVLLREDPNQQAPTSVREVWHFVRPVAGGMWKLDGIQQVEG, from the coding sequence ATGAAACGTAGCGTGGTTCTGGCCGCACTGCTGCTCTGCTGCTGTGCCCTGATGCTTACTGTGACCGAGACCACGGAGGCCGCCCGGCTGGGCGGCGGCCGTTCGTTCGGCGGCAAGCCGTTTATGAGCACGCCCGCGCCTGCGGTACGCCCCCAACCCGCCCCAGGGAAACCCGGCCCCACCGTCAACCAGACCCGACCGCAGCAACAGCAGCCCGCCGCAGGCGCTGCCCGCCCCGGCCTTTTCGGCGGCATGGGCGGCCTGATGGGCGGATTGCTGGCCGGCACTCTTATTGGCTCGCTGCTGTCCGGCCACGGCTTTTCCGGCGGCGGCTTTATGGACATCCTCCTCTTCGGCCTGCTGATCTACCTGGGCCTGAAACTTTTTGCCCGCTTCCGGGGCGCGCCCGCAGCCGCCCGCGCCGGGGCCGGCCAGGGACAGAACGCTGAGGAGCAACCTTTGCGCCGCGAGGCCGCCGACGGCTGGGGCGCGCTGCGCAGCACGCCCCAGGATATGAGCGGAAGCGCGGAGGACGGCCCCGCCGTTTCCGTGCCCCAGGGCTTTGATGTGGAGGAATTTCTGCGCGGGGCCAAAATGGCCTACAACCGCCTGCAGCAGGCTTGGGACAAACGGGACATGGACGACATCTCCCAGTTTGCCACCCCGGCCGTGCAGGAGGAAGTGCGGCGGCAGATGGAGGCCGACCCCAGGCCCGGCAATACGGAACTGCTTCTGGTCAACGCCCACCTGCTGCAGGTGGAGAACGACGGCCCGGACCAGTACGCCCAGGTCTTTTTCGATGTGCTCCTGCGGGAGGATCCCAACCAGCAGGCTCCCACCTCCGTGCGCGAAGTGTGGCACTTTGTGCGGCCCGTTGCGGGCGGCATGTGGAAGCTGGACGGCATCCAGCAGGTGGAAGGCTAG
- a CDS encoding PaaI family thioesterase → MDNYVAKHDKLMRLLQMHIESATPDHAVVTMPLTPDHRNGMGFAHGGAIFSLADVAFGAAANAGKLTGVVSLSTAIEFLRPGKTGPLRAEATAVRRGAHVQSYDVRVYDGEGTLIARCMASGYQTDVALPS, encoded by the coding sequence ATGGACAACTATGTGGCAAAGCACGATAAACTTATGCGTCTGCTCCAGATGCACATTGAAAGCGCTACCCCGGACCACGCCGTGGTGACCATGCCCCTCACCCCGGACCACCGCAACGGCATGGGCTTCGCCCACGGCGGGGCCATCTTTTCCCTGGCCGACGTGGCCTTCGGCGCGGCGGCCAACGCCGGCAAGCTGACCGGCGTGGTCAGCCTCTCCACCGCCATCGAATTTCTGCGCCCCGGCAAAACCGGCCCCCTGCGCGCCGAAGCCACAGCCGTGCGCCGCGGCGCGCACGTCCAGAGCTACGACGTCCGGGTCTACGACGGCGAAGGCACCCTCATCGCCCGCTGCATGGCCTCCGGCTACCAGACGGATGTTGCGCTGCCGTCTTAG
- a CDS encoding hybrid sensor histidine kinase/response regulator: protein MRVLIVDDEAAFAHPLAERLRLRGVDATTAADAPAALDALAAQERDLIFLDVGLPGMDGVTLLKVLHEKYPRTDVVMLSGAADMGKAVQAMRRGALNWLSKPVSLEDVLAECRKAGERAQAREEAARLAEAARWRSLGRVAEGVAHEVNNPLNIIVQAAGLVRDCLDAPEAASLPEVDEAREAVALIRVQSLRVREITRKLLMVGHGLDPRTGPLDVGAALDAVLELLHSRLEQSSVQCRRALPQDAARPLGSAPELHQILLHLLENALDAMPDGGTLSVRGELRRDAQERDWYDVLVEDSGPGISAEVMPHIFEPFFSTRTLQSRPQAPDPAAGQAQPLGRYAGLGLAVARSLAQARGGELTAANRPEGGAVFRLSLPLAE, encoded by the coding sequence ATGCGGGTGCTTATAGTGGACGACGAGGCCGCTTTTGCCCATCCCCTGGCGGAACGGCTGCGCCTGCGCGGCGTGGACGCGACCACGGCGGCGGACGCCCCTGCGGCCCTGGACGCCTTGGCTGCGCAGGAGCGCGACCTTATTTTCCTGGACGTGGGCCTGCCGGGCATGGACGGCGTAACGCTTCTTAAAGTTTTACATGAAAAATATCCACGCACTGACGTGGTCATGCTCTCGGGCGCGGCAGATATGGGCAAGGCCGTGCAGGCCATGCGGCGCGGCGCTCTCAACTGGCTTTCCAAACCCGTGAGCCTGGAGGACGTGCTGGCCGAATGCCGCAAGGCCGGGGAGCGCGCCCAGGCCAGAGAGGAGGCCGCCCGTCTGGCTGAGGCCGCCCGCTGGCGCAGCCTGGGAAGAGTGGCCGAGGGCGTGGCCCATGAGGTCAACAATCCCCTGAACATTATTGTGCAGGCCGCCGGTCTGGTGCGGGACTGTCTGGACGCGCCCGAGGCTGCGTCCCTGCCCGAGGTGGACGAGGCGCGAGAGGCTGTGGCCCTTATCCGGGTGCAGAGCCTGCGGGTGCGCGAAATTACCCGCAAGCTGCTTATGGTGGGGCACGGGCTGGACCCCCGCACCGGCCCGTTGGATGTGGGCGCAGCACTGGATGCGGTGCTGGAGCTGCTGCACTCCCGCCTGGAGCAGAGCAGCGTGCAGTGCCGCCGCGCTTTGCCGCAGGACGCGGCGCGCCCCTTGGGTTCCGCGCCTGAACTGCACCAGATTTTGCTGCATTTGCTGGAAAACGCCCTGGACGCCATGCCCGATGGCGGCACGCTTTCAGTGCGGGGAGAACTGCGCCGCGACGCGCAGGAGCGGGATTGGTACGATGTGCTGGTAGAGGACAGCGGCCCCGGCATTTCTGCCGAGGTCATGCCCCACATTTTTGAACCCTTCTTCAGTACGCGCACGCTGCAAAGCCGCCCACAGGCCCCGGATCCGGCCGCAGGGCAGGCGCAGCCTTTGGGCCGCTACGCGGGCCTGGGCCTGGCCGTGGCGCGATCGCTGGCGCAGGCCCGCGGCGGCGAACTCACTGCCGCCAACCGCCCTGAAGGGGGCGCGGTTTTCCGCCTCAGTCTGCCTTTGGCCGAATGA
- a CDS encoding response regulator produces MTKEDIKILLVDDEKQFVDTLAERLSMRGFEARVAYDGPQALKAVEQPTDVIVLDLRMPGMDGFEVLRNVKKSNPQVQVIILTGHGGDAEEQTAYRMGAYNFLKKPMDIDELLSSIRMAYRDKVENAMVAVSLAEGGDFDAARDVLNEKDVLNEHNK; encoded by the coding sequence ATGACCAAAGAAGACATCAAAATTTTGCTGGTGGACGACGAAAAGCAGTTTGTGGATACCCTGGCCGAGCGTTTGTCCATGCGCGGCTTCGAGGCGCGCGTGGCGTACGACGGGCCGCAGGCCCTCAAGGCTGTGGAGCAGCCCACGGACGTTATCGTGCTGGACCTGCGCATGCCCGGCATGGATGGCTTTGAGGTGCTGCGCAATGTGAAGAAGAGCAATCCGCAGGTGCAGGTCATCATCCTCACCGGCCACGGCGGCGATGCGGAAGAGCAGACCGCCTATCGCATGGGCGCGTACAACTTCCTCAAAAAACCCATGGACATTGACGAACTGCTGAGCAGCATCCGCATGGCCTACCGCGACAAGGTGGAAAACGCCATGGTAGCCGTTTCCCTGGCTGAAGGCGGGGACTTTGACGCCGCCCGCGACGTGCTGAACGAGAAGGACGTGCTGAACGAGCACAACAAATGA
- a CDS encoding response regulator: protein MALRILLADDEKEFVDTLAERLRLRGYDVRVVYDGLSALNEADKDVPDVAVLDLFMPGLSGDAALHRLKAAHPGLPVIVLTGHEAVDDNGVCPLAQAVACLTKPLAFKDFLAAVEAAAREGAAGDAANGGGRS from the coding sequence ATGGCCTTGCGCATCCTGTTGGCTGACGATGAAAAAGAATTTGTGGATACCCTGGCGGAGCGCCTGCGCCTGCGCGGCTACGACGTGCGCGTGGTCTACGACGGGCTGAGCGCCCTGAACGAGGCGGATAAGGATGTGCCCGACGTGGCCGTGCTGGACCTCTTCATGCCCGGCCTTTCCGGGGATGCGGCCCTGCACCGGCTCAAGGCGGCGCATCCCGGCCTGCCCGTTATTGTGCTTACCGGGCATGAGGCCGTGGACGACAACGGCGTCTGCCCCCTGGCCCAGGCCGTGGCTTGCCTGACCAAACCTCTGGCCTTCAAGGATTTTCTGGCTGCCGTGGAGGCCGCCGCGCGCGAAGGCGCGGCAGGTGACGCGGCAAATGGGGGGGGGCGTTCATGA